The genomic stretch ATGCGGGTGACGCGCTTGGCCGCCTCTTCCATCTCGCGTGTGTAGACGACGACCCGGCCACGGCCGGAGCGCTTGGCGTGGTAGAGCGCCGTCTCGGCCTTGTTGATGAGGATCTCGGTGGTCTCGTCGCCGGAATAGAACAGCGAGCAGCCGACCGAGGCCGACAGCCTGGCGGTGCGCTCGCCGACATCGTAGGGCGCCGACAGGATTTCGATCAGCATGCGGGACTTTTCCGCCGCCGCTTCCTCGGAGAACACCAGCGGATAGAGAAAGGCGAATTCGTCGGCGCCGATGCGGCAGACCGTGGAATGGCCGTCCATCGAGGCGCGCAGCCGCATGGCGACCTGGATCAGGATGTCGTCGCCGGCCTTGTGGCCGAACAGATCGTTGATCGGCTTGAAGCCGTCGAGGTCGAGAATGCCGACGGTGAAGGGCGCGGGATCGTCGGCACGGTCGCTGATCAGGCGATCGACCTTGTCGAAGAAGCGGCGATGGTTGCCAAGCCCGGTCAACGGATCTGTGAAGGCCAGATCCGTGCTCTCCCTGTTTGCCTGACCGGTGCCAAACGAAGTTTGCATCGGTGTCCCTGTTTTTGACATCGGAATTTATGCGCGAGACTGGCAGCAAACCCTTTAGGAAACGTATCTCGAAAATCGATTTTTCGCGGCCGGGGCATGATCGGGAAGACGGAGCCCGGTTTTCACCGGCGATCTTGCCGCGGCAGAGAGCCGGACCTTCGGGAAGCCGGCTAAACCACGCGTCAAGCCTCTGTTTTCGTGCTGATTTCAGCCACTGACCTTGACGCGATAGAGCTCGAGCGGCGCGCCACGGGTCTCGGCCACCGGCTCCAGCCAGTCCGGCACGTCGCCGCGCATCAGCCCGCCCAGAAAGCCGTCCGGCGCCCTGGCCGCGAAGAGCCGGCTTTCGGGATTGCCGCGGCAGAGCGCGACAAGGCCGACATGGTGGCTTTCGAGGATCGTTTTCGCGTCCGTGGCGGAACCCAGCAGCGCGTCCAACGCGAGCAGGTTCCCGGCGACGTTGCGATGGTAGAGCCCGGCCAGCGCGCGATGGCTGGTAAAGGCAAGGATTGGCGAGCCAAGATTGGAGATGCTGAGAACCGTGGTCGCCGGCAAATGGCCGAGCGCGGCGAAGGACGGCTTGGCGTGGCAGAGCGCATCGGTGTCGGGCTCCTTGCCCGCCGCGCCGGTTTCGAAGGCGCCTGACGCCGCGCCGGCCGCGCCCGCCCAGATCGCGTTGACCGAGATCAGCCACGCCGCCGCCATCCGGAGCACGGCGCTCCGCGATGGGCTGGCCTCCGCCCGCTGCCGCCACTTGGCGATCCAGGCGCAAAGCGGGATCACCGCCAGGGCAATCGAGAAGGTCGAGCCGCGCACTTCCCAGGCGCTGACCAGGAATGCCACAACCAGCAGCGCGCCGACGAGGCTGTCCTGCCGCCGCCAGCCGCCACGGCCGAGGCGAAGCGCCATCAGCATAATCGCCACCGCCGGCGTGGCGAAACGCGCCACCACCATGCCCGGATCGCTCGAGGCAAGCTGGATGATCGACTGCGCCTCCTGGATATGGCCGAGCCATATCTGCCCGAGGCGCGGATCGAGCTCGGCATAGGGCGCGGCCAGGCATTGCGGGAACAGCAGCACCATGACGGCCGCAAGCGCGAGCGCAAGCAGGCCGAGCGCCGTCAGGCGCCGGCCCATCGTGGCGTTGGCCACGCCGAGCGAAGCCACGGCGGCGAGGCCGCATCCGGCGAACGCGGCCACCACGAACTGCACTGTCGAGAAGGCATCGCATTGCGGCTGGCCCCAGGCCGACGGGGCGACGGTGGTGACAAAGACCAGCCCTGAAACGCCGGCAAAGCCAAGGCCGAAATCCCTGGCGATCCGTCGCTCACCGCCGGGGTCGGCGACAAACAGCAAGGCGACGCAGGCGCCGATGGTGGCGACATAGGGCGCCGTTTCCATGCCGACGGCCAGCGTCAGCGCCGCGCACAGGCCGGCAAGCAGCGCTGCCCATCGCCGCACGGTTGCTTCGAGCAGCAGGCTCAGGCAGGCCACGGTCAGCGTCAGCTGGACATTGTGATGATCGAGCGAGCCAGGCGAAAAGATGCCGATGAAATGCAACGCAGCGGCGCCGATGACGACGGACGGCAGCACGGCGGCGGCGCCGGCGAAACTGCGCGCCGCGCGGATGATGAAGAGCAAGGCGAGACAGAAGAGCAACGCCGGCCAGAGCACCTCGGCGATGGTCTCGGCCATGGCCACGCTGCCGGTCAGCGCCGAGGCCATGAAAACGATGGCGGCGAGCGGCGCATCGACCAGCCGCGACCAGTGCATGACGAAGCCGCCTTCAACGCCCATCCGGTACTGATGCAGGTCGAACCAGCCCTGGCCGGCCAGCATGTCGCGAACCTCGACCAGACGCAGCAGACTGTCATTGTCGCCGCCGGCGTCGGTCAAGTCGCGGAATCCGCCGAGAGCGCTGACGGCAACCATCACCAGCGTGGCGACGAACGCGAACGCAAGGTCGTTGCCCCGTGACGCAGGTGGCGTGGCCTCGACGGAGATCATGGTATCGGCAGGAGTCACGGCACGGCCTCTGGGCGCTTTCTTGATGAGGAAAGCTATCGCGAACTCACTGCGCAAACCTTAAATCGGCCTTGCGCCAAGCAATCCCATGCCGCGAAACGCTTTGTTTGCCATTCACCGATATGGTCCGGATCAGACGATGAACAGCCGTTCGATCGGGGGGCCTTGGCATGAGCGTTGTGGCGATCGAAAAAAAGTTACTGAATGCGGCCCATGGCCGGGCCGTGTTCCAACGCCGCATCCGTGTCCTCTCCGAACATGTCGGCGCCATGCTGGGCGCCGAAGGCACCGTTCTTGACCTCGGCTGCGGCGATGGTTCGCTCGCCAAGGCGGTGATGGACAGGAAACCGGGGCTGTCGTTTCGCGGCATCGATGTCTTCGTGCGGCCGCGTACGGCCATTCCCGTAGAGGTTTTCGACGGCGTCACGATCCCGGCGGCTTCCGGATCGTTCGACTGGGTGACCATCGTCGACGTTCTCCACCACACGGACAATCCCGGCCATCTTGTCGCCGAGGCCGCAAGGGTCGCCCGCAAGGGCGTTGTCATCAAGGATCACTTGCGCGACGGGCTCTTCGCCTACAGCACGCTTCGGTTCATGGACTGGGTGGGAAACAAGGGTCACGATGTCAGGCTGCCCTACAACTATCTGTCCAGGCAGGAATGGGACACGATTTTCGGCCAGATTGGTCTTAAAGCCCAAAGCTGGCGCGAAGACCTGGCGCTCTATCCCTTTCCGGCGAACCTGCTGTTCGACAGAGGCCTGCACTTCGTCGCATTGCTTCGGTAGCCGCCGGCCGCGATCGAACCGCTCTTCACGCGGCTCTTTGATCGTCGCGAAACACCCAGGCCGATGACAGCGCATAACTCGCCGCGCCCGCGGCGAGCGTGATGATGGCCGACATGACCAGCGGCGAGGCGGAAAATACCGACACCGCGACATGGGCGGACAGGCCTGCAAACACCGCGCAGACCAGTTGCGTGACGAGATAGCGCGGCAGCGTACGGCGATGGTCGTGCTGTCCCTCGAACGTCCAGCCACGCTGTGCCGAATACGCCACGACAAAGGCCAGCATGTAGGCGATCACGCTTCCGGCAAATGGCGGCAGGCCGGCCGACACCAGGGCCCATGACAGCACGAAGAACAGCAGCGCCGCGCCGATGCCGACGACCGCGAAGCGGACGAGCCGTACCGCGGTGAACTTTTCCAGAAGCCGGCTCATTTTTCGGCGGCCGCGGCGGGTTCGGCTGACCCGCTGGCCTGGCCGGCTTTCAGCCGCTTGACCGGGATCTCCAGGACGCCGAGCAGGAATGCCGAAAAGAAGGCCTGGAACGAAATGACGACCAGGCTCAGGCCGAGCACCACGATGCGCGGGATTTCCGAATCGTTCAGCGGGCCGAAGCCAAGACGCGCCCAGCGCATTACCGCATAGCCGCAGAACAAGATGCCGCCGGCAAAGCAGATGCCGGCATTGGCGGCAAGACGGTCGGTGCTGATGGTCCTGGTCAGCCAGTCGGACCCGCGGCTGCGCGGCAGGATGCCGGTGATCTCGGCATAGTATCGCGATATGGCGCCGAAGGTGATGAGCTGGATGCCGGTGATGATCATGAAGCAGGCGGCGACGAACGTGTTGAGGTCGAGCGAAAGATTGTCGATCACCCGCAGCGGCCCAAACACCAGCAGGGCCGCGAACAGCGTGCCCAGGCCGCACAGCACCGCGCCCGGAATGAAGAACATCCAGCGCGGATTGTAGACGAGCAGGAATTTCAGATGCCGCCAGCCGTCACGCCAGGTCCTGAGATGCGGCGGCCGGCTGCGGCCGTCGGGCTTGAGCGTGGTCGGCACTTCCTCGATGCGCAGGCCGGCAAGCGCGCTGCGCACCACCATTTCGCTGGCGAATTCCATGCCGGTCGTCTGCAAGTCGAGCTTGCGGATGCTTTCGGCGTTGAAGCCGCGCAGGCCGCAGTGGAAGTCCCCGGTCTTGATGCGGAAAAACAGGCGACCGACGAAGCTCAGCACCGGATTGCCGAGATAGCGATGCAGCGGCGGCATGGCGCCGCTCTCGATGCCGCCCTGGAAGCGATTGCCCATGACCAGGTCGGCGCCGTCGCGCAGGCGCGCCATGAAAGCATCCAGCGCGCCGAAATCGTAGCTGTCGTCGGCATCGCCCATGATGATGAAACGCCCCCTGGCGGCGGCGATGCCGCCCAGAAGTGCCGCGCCATAGCCCTTCTGCGCCACCGGCACGACACGGGCGCCGCCCTCTGCCGCGATCTCCTGCGAGCCATCGGTGCTGCCATTGTCTGCGATCAGCACCTCACCCAGGATTCCGGCCTTGTCGAGGAAGGCCCTGGCCTTGCCGATGCAGACGGCCAGCGTCTCGGCCTCGTTGAGGCACGGCATCAGGATGGTGAGTTCAAGCTGTTTGGTCGCGGCGGCGCGAATGGCGGTGAGCGCGTTCATGGTCGTTGTTCCATCGAGGATCCCCATCCGGCGCCTGCCGTTGGGGCATTCGAGGCCCATTCTTGTACGGCAAGGCTTAAGAAAACGATGACGCGGCCCCTTGCCTTGTCACGATCAGGCCGGCGGGGGTTGCGTCCTGCTGCTGCCGATCTTCAGATGTCGCGATTGGCAGAAGGCCCGGCGACCCTTATATCGCTCTCGTCGACTGCGCTGGGGACCCGCCATGAAGCTGAAAATCGCCGTCCAGATGGACCATATCTCCACCGTGTCGATCGCCGGTGACACCTCGTTCGCGCTGTCGCTGGAAGCGCAGCGGCGCGGCCATCAATTGTTCCACTACACGCCCGACCGGCTGTCGCTGCGCGACGGCAAGGTGTTTGCCCGCATCGAGGCGATGCAGGTGCGCGACGAGAAGGGCAGCCATTATTCGCTGGGCGAGAAGGTGCGCACGGACCTGTCGGAGATGGACGTGGTGCTGCTGCGCCAGGATCCGCCCTTCGACATGAACTACATCACCACCACGCACATCCTCGAGCGCATCCATCCGAAGACACTGGTGGTCAACGACCCGGCCTGGGTGCGCAACAGCCCGGAAAAGATCTTCGTCACCGAGTTTGCCGATTTGATGCCGGACACGCTGATCACCAAGGATCCGCTGGAAGTCGCCGCCTTCCGCAAGGAGTTCGGCGACATCATCGTCAAGCCGCTCTACGGCAATGGCGGCGCTGGCATCTTCCATCTGCTGGAAGCCGACCGCAACCTCGCCTCCCTGCTCGAAATGTTCGGCCAGCTGTTCCGCGAACCCTATATCGTGCAGCGCTACCTCAAGGACGTGCGCAAGGGCGACAAGCGCATCATCCTGATCGACGGCGAGCCGGTCGGCGCCATCAACCGCGTGCCGGCCGAGCATGATTCCCGCTCCAACATGCATGTCGGTGGCCGCGCCGAAAAAACCGAACTGACCGAGCGCGAGCGTGAGATCTGCGCCCGCATCGGGCCGGCGCTGAAGGCACGCGGCTTCATCCTGGTCGGCATCGACGTCATCGGCGACTACATGACCGAGATCAATGTGACGTCACCGACCGGCGTGCGCGAGGTGCAGCGTTTCGGCGGCGCCGACATCGCCAGCCTGTTCTGGGACGCGGTCGAGAGCAAGCGGCGGTAATCCTTCGGCTTCAAAACCGTATCGGCCGATGCCCAACAATAGATGAGCTCTGACGCCTATCGCGTCGTGCAGCGCGCTTTCCGCTGATTGTCCGAGACCAGAGACGATCTCCCGTTCGCCAGATCGCGATTTCCGCTCTCGCCAGGGAAGCATAAAAATATAGCTAAATTTTCCGTGCATACAAACAAATATCACGTGAATTTGTCTCTATCTTGGTAGTTTTTGTGCAACCTTCATTAGAGATTACTCAAATATCTATAGTGCTCCTAATAAATATGGATAATGATTTAATGACCGTGCGCCGATAGATGGCATTCGACTCCACTCGACTGAAGAATTGTGAATACCCTTGCCACCTCGGAGCGCGGGTAAACAGCCAGTCACCAGGAGGAAAGTCATGCCAAAAGCGAGAGACGTTGCAAACCTTCTGAATGAACTTCACGACCGAAAGATCGTGAATCTCGACACCTCTCTGAAGTCCGTCCTCCAGCCCTCCGCGCTGGACGAGCTCGACCCAGGCGGCAAGGTCGCGACCTCGGTCGTTGCCTGGGACGGATATGGCCTCGTGATCAAGGGCAATGTCGCATCCATCGGCGAAGTGTCGGCTCTTGGCCAAGGCATCCGCCAGCAGCTCGGCTCGAGTGCCCAGAAGACGAGTGAGTAGCCCTGCCGCCGGCTTGCGCCGCAGAAGCGACGCCTGGTCGAGCGAATGGGACGACTACGGGGTTTCGGCGAGATGGTTCCGACAATTGATCCAGAGCTGCTTGGCAACCGTCTCGCCGACGTCCTCGAGTTTTCGCTCAGGCATCTGCCGAGTCTCGACCGATATTCGAGGCTGTGGCCGGATGATCCCAATGAGGACGCCGTTCAGATGCGGGACAAGGTCCTGGCCGAAACGGCGATCCTTGTCCTCTTGGCATCACGCGTCGAGCAAACGGGGCGAATTGCTGGTCTGATCGAGCAGTTGGTCGACGTCCTGGAAGGATGCAGCACCGACAACCGGACCAAGGAATTGCTGCTGCGTTGTCCACACATGGCCGCGCCCCTCGGCCTGACACAGATCGTGCTCGCGCAACGCGGACGCGGCGACGCCGAGACGCAAACCATTCTGCGAAACATTTTCAGGGACGGACTGGCCGACACGCTCGAGCGCATACCCTATCGCGCCATGGAGGTCGAATGGGTGGAATCCCTGCTCAATCTCGGGTTCCGGCCGGATTTCGAGGCTGCCTTCCCAAGCAACGTTCTGATGAAGGACGTCCACCCGATCAGCATGAGCCGTTCGACAGGCTACGGCGTGACCCACGGTCTTATGTATGCGACCGATTTCGGGTCCCGTCCGCCGCCATGCTGCGTCGACGTCTCCCTGGCGCGCGGACGCATCGACGCCGCGGTCGCCTGGGTCCTCGTCAATGACGATCTCGATCTGCTGATAGAGTTCATCATTGCGACGACGCTGTTGCGGCAGCCGTGGTCTCCGTATGTCTGGCTGGCTTGGCATCTTTATAACGGGGTCGTTGAAGAACTCGGATTCCTGCCAAGCCCGAGTTTCGATCCGGCCCAGTTCGCCGCTCTGCAAGGTGACGAGGCGGCCGCTTACGCCTTCCGCCATGTCTACCACACCGTCTATGTGGCGGGACTGCTCAGTGCGATCCTGTTGACCCCGGAGGCAACGGGCGTCTCCGGCGATTGGACGGCACCACGAGCGTCGATGAACGGGGCCGCCGCGGCGTGCGCCGATGCCGCGCAGCGGGGACGGACGTTCGCCCGCGTGCCGGTCGAGGGCCAGGACGCCGAGGCGATAGCCGGGCGCACGATAGACCCCGCGACGGCGCTCACGCGTGTCTCGGACCTGCTTGACAATATGCTGCAGGAGCATCGCCAGTGGCGCAAAGTTCTTGAGGCGCATTCGTTCGAACCCGCCCTCCTGGCGCAGGTCCTGGGCGATGCCGCGATTATCCATGCCGCCCGCCGCTATGACCTGCCGAAGCTGATCATCGCGATCGAAACCATGCTGGCGATGCCGCTGCCGCCATCCCCGACCCTGATCGAGGGCGCGTTGTTCCTCGCACGCCAGCAACTTCAGGACGGCTGTATCGGCGTCCAGTTCCTCAGCCCGGAGCTGCGTGAACTGGCCGTCGCCGCACAGACCACGGAGGTGGCTTCGAGTTGTCTTGAAGCATGCGCCCGACGTTTTGCCATGGCGTGACAAGCCTTCGGCTTACCCGAAAGGAAGGTCCATGTTCCGCGTCCTGCTTGTTCAAATGCCGTTTGCCGACATCAACCGTCCGTCAATCGGCATCAGCCTTCTGAAGGCGGGGCTGGCTCGTGTCGGCATCGCCTGCGACATCGCCTATCTCAACCTGGATTTCGCCAGGCATATCGGCGTCGAAAACTACGGCCACATCGACCGGTTCAATGGCGCCCCGCAACTTGGCGAATGGCTTTTCGCCGAGGCTCTGTGCGGTCCCGGCTTGCCCGACGTCGCGACCTACTACAATGAGGTTTTGCGACCGGCGATGGCCGAGCCCTTCGGCCGGAGCGCAGCGTTCATGGCCGATCAGGCCGAGGACCTGGAAATGGTCGCCGGCCTGACACGCCTTCGCCGACAGGCCGCCGATTTCCTGGACGAATGCCTGAACGCCTTCGATTGGGGGCGGTACGACATCGTCGGCTTCACATCGACCTTCCAACAGAACACGCCGTCGCTCAGCCTCGCCCGGCTGGTCAAGAGCCGACACCCCGGCGTGCTCATCGCGCTCGGCGGCGCGAACTGCGAAGGCAAGATGGGTGTGGCCATGCACCGTCTGTTTCCCTTCATCGACATCGTCTGCTCGGGCGAAGGCGACAAGAGCTTCGTAACGTTCGCGGCCAGCCTTGCGGCCGGCGAAGTACCCCCCACCATCAACGGCATCATCCGCCGCGTGGACGGTGAAACGCTGGTTCCGCCGGCGCTTGCCAATCCGGTTCAGGACATGGACTGGCTGCCCGTCCCAGACTACCGCGATTTCTTCGACACGCGTCTCAAGCTGGCCGGCGCGGCAGATGATTTGACCGTTCCAATCGAGTCCTCCCGCGGATGCTGGTGGGGCGAGACCGCGCACTGCACTTTCTGTGGCCTCAACGGCGGCACCATGGCCTTCAGGACGAAGTCCGCGGATCGGTTTCTCGGGGAACTGACGGATCTGGTTGGCCACTACGGGATTCGCAATTTCGCATCCGTCGATAACATCATCGACATGCGATATTTCCAGTCCGTGCTGCCGAGGCTGGCGAAAAGCGATCTCGGCGTGACGCTGTTCTACGAGACCAAGGCCAACCTCAACCGGTCGCACGTTCGCTTGCTGAGGCAATCCGGCGTGACACAGATCCAGCCCGGCATCGAGAGCCTGAGCACCGCCACCCTCAATCTCATGCGCAAGGGCGTGCACGCCTACCAGAACATCCGGCTCCTGCGCCTGTGCGCGGAGTATCTCGTGCATCCCAGCTGGAACATCCTTGGCGGGTTTCCCGGCGAAGATCCGGACGAATACCGTCGTCAGGCCGACCTGACGGAACTCATCGTCCATCTGACGCCGCCGATCTATGTGGGCTGCGTTCGGCTCGACCGCTTCAGCCCGCTCTTCGAGCACGCGACGGAAATGGGCGTCGGCAGTGTCCGCCCGATGGCGGCCTACCGCTACATCTATCCGTTCGCACAGAACGAGCTCACCAATCTGGTCTACTTTTTCGACTTCGACTATCGCGATGGCGAGATGCCCGAAATCTACCTAAGCGATTTGCGAGACGCGGTCGGTCGCTGGAAGGCGTTGAATGCCCATGAAGCGCTGGTCTATCTCGACGACGGCGAGAAGATCATCATCGCCGACCGTCGGCCCGTGTCGGTCGAGAAGCGGATCGTGCTGGCCGGCCTCGATCGCGAGGTCTATCATCTTTGCGAGGATGGTGCGTCGCTCGCCGCGATCGTCCGCTCGCTGACCGCGGCCGGTCGAGCTGCATCCGAAGCTTCCCTGCACCGTATTGTCGAGAGGCTCGTCGGCCTGCGCCTCGTGATCTATCTCGATGATCGATATCTGGCGCTCGCTGTCGACGGAAGCCCGCGCATCGAAATGCTGGCGGATTGCCTCGCCGCGGGTGACGAACCGCCTTCCGATGTCGCAAAGTCGGTGCGCAAGCTGTTCGATGAACTCCCCGATGTGTTCGGACGCCGCCTGATTCACCATCTGGAGCGGAACGCCTCGAAGGAACCTGTCCATGCGTAACGGCTCCTGGGACCTGCCGCGGCTGCTTGCCCCGTTTCGCACGCAATCCTTCTACGACGGTCACTGGGAAACCGATGCGTTGCGCGTCGCGGGCCGGGATGGAAACTATTACGCGTCGCTGTTTGGGATGTCCGACATCGAGGCGCTTCTCGCCTTCACGGCCGGAGGCAATGCGCGTCTCGTCCAGTGGCGCGATGGACGCGTCATTTCGAAGGCACTGCCGCTAACGGGTGATGGCGTGCCGAACATGTACATGATCTATCGGTCCTACCATGGCGAGGGCTATTCGCTGAGCGTCGACCGTCTCGATCTGCGCTGGAAGCAGGTCTCGGCCCTCTGCAAGGAACTGGAGAGCAAGCTGCACTACCCGGTGGCAGCCAATCTCTACATGACGCCACCCGGGGCACAGGCATTTCCGGTGCATTTCGATACGCACGATGTCTTCGTGCTGCAGCTGGCTGGCTCCAAGAGATGGCGGATCTACGGTACGCCGGTTGTTCTTCCCCTCGCCGATACTCCTTCGGCCCTCTCGCCAGGCGAAGCAGGAGAACCACGCGACCCCATCGATCTTGTCGCGGGCGATCTGCTCTACCTGCCCCGCGGCTTGGCGCACGAGGCGCAGACGCTCGGCGAAGCCTCGCTGCACCTGACGATCGGTGTCCATGTCTTTCGTTGGGCGGATGTGCTTTCGGAAGCGCTGACGATGGCGACGCGGAAAGACAGCCGCTTCCGGCAGGCGCTGCCACCGCGATTCCTGGATCGTGATGCGAAGGATTTTCGCGAACCGTTCAAGGCCCTTCTGTCGGTTTTTGCGGACATGGCCGATTGCGAGACCTCGATCTGGCGGGTGGGTCAGCGGCTCCTGACCAATGGTCAGCCTCAACCGGACGGTCATTTCACCACACTGGAGCAACTGCCGCAGCTGAACCCGGGCAGCCTTGTCGCCCAGCGCGCGGGGATGATGTGCAAGGTGACCTCGAGCGGAGGCTCCGCAGCCATCCACTACCCCGGCAACGTGGTCTCGGGGCCTGCAGCCATAGAGCCCGCACTTCGGTTCATCGCCGAGACCCCGAAATTCGCAGTCCGTGACCTGCCGGATTGTCTGGCGGATACCGACAAGGTGGTGCTCGCCGCACGCCTCGTTCGCGAGGGACTGCTGACGATCGTTCGTCTTGGAGCGGCAGAGGCGGCGAACGAAAGGGTGACGCCCTCCCGGCGGAGCCGCCAGGCCGCCAATCGTGCGTGACACGCGCCACTTCGCGGCGCCGACAGAGACGGTGGAGCGAGCCGTTTTCACTTCGTATTAACCATGTTCCGTTTTTGCAACCGGGCTCAATCCCGCCGCAACCCTTGCGTTTGCCTGTTCCTGTAATGTTCTTGATTTGACCGGCAATCTGTGATTGTCTTCCGCGAGGGCCCACGTTCCGGGCCAATCGCAGGGGTTGCGGCCCTTATTTGGGGTGGGGAAATGGTGGCGCGGGTTCGCACGGTCGCTTTCCAGGGCATCGAGGCCGTGCCGGTCGACGTGCAGGTGATGATCGCGCCGGGCAAGGTCGGCATGCAGATCGTCGGCCTGCCCGACAAGGCGGTGGCCGAAAGCCGCGAGCGGGTGCAGGCGGCGCTGCATGCGTCGGGCCTGTCGATGCCGTCGAAGAAGGTGACGGTCAATCTGGCGCCAGCCGACCTGCCCAAGGAAGGCAGCCATTACGATCTGCCGATCGCGCTTGGCCTGATGGCAGCGCTTGGCGCCATTCCGGGCGACATGCTGGCCGGCTATGTCGTGCTGGGCGAGCTCTCGCTCGACGGCACGATTGCCGCCGTCGCCGGCGCCCTGCCGGCGGCGATCGGCGCCAATGCCGAGGGCAAGGGCCTGATCTGTCCGTTCGCCTGCGGGCCTGAGGCCGCCTGGGCCGGCAAGGACTTCGACATTCTGGCGCCGCGCAGCCTGATCGCCATCGCCAATCATTTCCGTGGCACGCAGGTGTTGTCGCGCCCCGAAGCCGGCATCCATGCCGCGGCGCGCGACCTGCCCGACCTCGCCGACATCAAGGGCCAGGAGACCGCCAAGCGGGCGCTGGAGGTGGCGGCGGCCGGCGGCCACAATCTCTTGATGGTCGGCCCGCCCGGCTCGGGAAAATCGATGCTGGCGCAGCGGCTGCCGTCGATCCTGCCGCCGCTGGCGCCGAAGGAATTGCTCGAGGTCTCGATGATCGCCTCGGTGGCGGGCGAACTCGGCGAAGGCAAGCTGACCGACCGGCGGCCGTTCCGCGCCCCGCACCATTCGGCCTCGATGGCGGCGATGGTCGGCGGCGGGTTGCGCGCGCGGCCGGGCGAGGTGTCGCTGGCGCATCACGGCGTGCTGTTCCTCGACGAATTCCCCGAATTCACGCCGCAGACGCTCGATGCGCTGCGCCAGCCGCTGGAGACCGGCGACTGCATGATCGCGCGCGCCAACCACCGCGTCACCTATCCGGCGCGCATCCAGCTGGTGGCGGCGATGAACCCGTGCCGCTGCGGCATGGCCGGCGAACCGGGCTATCGCTGCCTGCGCGGCGAACGCTGCCGCACCGATTATCAAGCGCGTATTTCCGGTCCGCTGCTCGACCGCATTGACCTGCGGATCGAAGTGCCGGCGGTCTCGGCCAGCGACCTGATAAGGCCGGACCGGGCGGAGAAGAGTGCTGATGTGGCGCTGCGCGTGGCACGTGCCCGCACCTTGCAGCGCGAGCGTTTCGAGCGGCTCGGCGTGACCAGCGCCACCACCAACGCCCATTGCGCGCCTTCCGTGATCGAAGACATCGCCATGCCCGATACCGCTGGCCTGTCGCTGCTCAAGGATGCCAGCGAGAAGCTCGCCTTCTCGGCGCGGGCCTACCACCGCGTGCTGAAAGTGGCGCGCACGCTGGCCGACCTCGACGCCAGCGAAACCGTCGGCCGCATCCATCTGGCCGAGGCGATTTCCTATCGCATGAGTTCGGAGCGCGTTGCGCAGGCGGCGTAGTCGAAGGCATTTGCCAGCTTCGCCAGGTCCGTTTTCTCCGGACCGATCCGCTTTTGCCCGGATCAAACGGTCGCCGGAATCAACTTCTGAAGCGTCGGCGTCAGGATCATGCCGAAGGTCAAGACATCGCCATAAGCGCGCGCGGAAAGCATTGCGCCATGCACGGTTGCCATGAAGGCCTCGGCCTCGACGCGAGGCGAAGCGGAAATTGTCAGCGTGCCTTTTTCGGCGCCGCGTTCGATGACGCCGGTCAGCCATCCCGAGA from Mesorhizobium sp. 113-3-3 encodes the following:
- a CDS encoding GtrA family protein, with the protein product MTPADTMISVEATPPASRGNDLAFAFVATLVMVAVSALGGFRDLTDAGGDNDSLLRLVEVRDMLAGQGWFDLHQYRMGVEGGFVMHWSRLVDAPLAAIVFMASALTGSVAMAETIAEVLWPALLFCLALLFIIRAARSFAGAAAVLPSVVIGAAALHFIGIFSPGSLDHHNVQLTLTVACLSLLLEATVRRWAALLAGLCAALTLAVGMETAPYVATIGACVALLFVADPGGERRIARDFGLGFAGVSGLVFVTTVAPSAWGQPQCDAFSTVQFVVAAFAGCGLAAVASLGVANATMGRRLTALGLLALALAAVMVLLFPQCLAAPYAELDPRLGQIWLGHIQEAQSIIQLASSDPGMVVARFATPAVAIMLMALRLGRGGWRRQDSLVGALLVVAFLVSAWEVRGSTFSIALAVIPLCAWIAKWRQRAEASPSRSAVLRMAAAWLISVNAIWAGAAGAASGAFETGAAGKEPDTDALCHAKPSFAALGHLPATTVLSISNLGSPILAFTSHRALAGLYHRNVAGNLLALDALLGSATDAKTILESHHVGLVALCRGNPESRLFAARAPDGFLGGLMRGDVPDWLEPVAETRGAPLELYRVKVSG
- a CDS encoding class I SAM-dependent methyltransferase, coding for MSVVAIEKKLLNAAHGRAVFQRRIRVLSEHVGAMLGAEGTVLDLGCGDGSLAKAVMDRKPGLSFRGIDVFVRPRTAIPVEVFDGVTIPAASGSFDWVTIVDVLHHTDNPGHLVAEAARVARKGVVIKDHLRDGLFAYSTLRFMDWVGNKGHDVRLPYNYLSRQEWDTIFGQIGLKAQSWREDLALYPFPANLLFDRGLHFVALLR
- a CDS encoding GtrA family protein; the encoded protein is MSRLLEKFTAVRLVRFAVVGIGAALLFFVLSWALVSAGLPPFAGSVIAYMLAFVVAYSAQRGWTFEGQHDHRRTLPRYLVTQLVCAVFAGLSAHVAVSVFSASPLVMSAIITLAAGAASYALSSAWVFRDDQRAA
- a CDS encoding glycosyltransferase family 2 protein, coding for MNALTAIRAAATKQLELTILMPCLNEAETLAVCIGKARAFLDKAGILGEVLIADNGSTDGSQEIAAEGGARVVPVAQKGYGAALLGGIAAARGRFIIMGDADDSYDFGALDAFMARLRDGADLVMGNRFQGGIESGAMPPLHRYLGNPVLSFVGRLFFRIKTGDFHCGLRGFNAESIRKLDLQTTGMEFASEMVVRSALAGLRIEEVPTTLKPDGRSRPPHLRTWRDGWRHLKFLLVYNPRWMFFIPGAVLCGLGTLFAALLVFGPLRVIDNLSLDLNTFVAACFMIITGIQLITFGAISRYYAEITGILPRSRGSDWLTRTISTDRLAANAGICFAGGILFCGYAVMRWARLGFGPLNDSEIPRIVVLGLSLVVISFQAFFSAFLLGVLEIPVKRLKAGQASGSAEPAAAAEK
- the gshB gene encoding glutathione synthase, coding for MKLKIAVQMDHISTVSIAGDTSFALSLEAQRRGHQLFHYTPDRLSLRDGKVFARIEAMQVRDEKGSHYSLGEKVRTDLSEMDVVLLRQDPPFDMNYITTTHILERIHPKTLVVNDPAWVRNSPEKIFVTEFADLMPDTLITKDPLEVAAFRKEFGDIIVKPLYGNGGAGIFHLLEADRNLASLLEMFGQLFREPYIVQRYLKDVRKGDKRIILIDGEPVGAINRVPAEHDSRSNMHVGGRAEKTELTEREREICARIGPALKARGFILVGIDVIGDYMTEINVTSPTGVREVQRFGGADIASLFWDAVESKRR